A segment of the Desulfurococcus mucosus DSM 2162 genome:
CGCCTCTCCTCGCAATCCACGACGCCCTCCAGCCTGGATATAAACCTCTCGCCTGCATCGACCACCAGGGGGTTTAAGCCAAGCTTCTCCAGTGATGAAACCACTGACTCCCTCTCACCTTCCCTGAGCAAACCGTGGTCTACGAACACGGGGATAAGCTTCTCGCCGAAGACCTTTCTCCCTATTAGAGCTGTAACCGTTGAGTCGATGCCACCGCTTACCCCGACTACCGCTACCCCGTCATCGACTACCTCCCTGCGTAGCTCGTCGAGGAGATACCTGTAGTAGTTTTCAACCCTCCACTCCCTCCTAGCACCAGCTATCCTGAGGAAGTTGTCGAACAGTAAACGCCCCTTCCCCGTGTGATGCACCTCCGGGTGGAATTGAACACCGTAGACAGCCCTATTGTTCACCACTGCTTTGAATGCAGCGATAACCCTGTTCTCGCTGACAGCCAGGATCCTAAGGGACCCCGGAGGGTTCTCCACGCATTCACCGTGGCTCATCCAAACCGTCTCCTCACTGCTCCAGCCGTTGAAGAGCTCGTCGCCACCCGTGATACTCACCCTGGTTCTACCGTACTCGCCGCACCCCGATGCAACATCGGCGCCGAGCAAGTATCCTATCAACTGGTGGCCGAAGCATATGCCGAGCAATGGCTTAGAGCCGTTGAAGAGGATCTTCTCAGCTACCTCGAGGTCTCCCCTGCTCAAGCTCCTCACACTTAAATGGCTCCCCGAGAGTATTACGGCGTCGTAGCCTTCAACATCTAGGCTTCCAGCATCCCTGTGGAAGACTATCTCAGAGTATACGCCTAGCTCCCTTATCCTCCTAGCAATGAGGTGCGTATACTGGCCGCCGTAGTCTACTATGAGAACCCTGCCACCGGGTATTCTGGAGAGGTGTTGACGCGTCATGTTTTAACGTGATGCGGGCCCGGGTTTTTAAAACGCTACTGGAACCCTGGAGGGTTATTCGACTATGTATGTGTCCTCGCATACAGAGTATGTTTTAACCTTCCTTCCAACGCCTTTGACAACGTGTTTCACGCATATAAGCCCCAGTTCCTCAAGGGATCTCAGGGCCTTGTAGACTCCTCTTAAACTGTATTTTCCAAGCATCCTCCACACCTCGTAAGCAGTGAGATCCCCGTGTTTCTCCAGGATCCCCAGTATCTCCATGCCAAGCCCGCTGACTGACCTACGCTGCCTAACCTGCTTCTCCCCAATAGTGATCACGGCTATCGAGCCACCCATGGATCTCGCAACCGCGTAAGCCAGTGCTGAAACCAGCTTAGTCCTCAAACCCATCCTGCTCAGCTTCAGCAGGGATTCAACGGCTTCAGCCGGCTCCACCTCCTCCACTCTAATGCTGTCTTTACAGTGGTTTAGAAGCCATGGCTTCCCCCACCCTTTCAGTGTTGCCCCAACTACAATGTACCCTGGATGCATTCCCATCTCGCCGAGCTCCCTGAGCGCCTTGCAGAGCGAGAAAGCCAGTGTACCGGTTTCAACGGGCACCACTATGTTCTCCACGTTAAGCCTCCTCTCATGGATCTCGAGGAGAATAGTCTTCAACCCCTCGATGGTTAATGGATTAATGTAGGGTAGGTCGGCCTCACTACTGTTGCACACCTCTATCCCGAAGCCCAGCTTATGTGCCTTCACCAGCTCGTCGGCATCCGCGTTCAACGGGTCTTCCACGAGGATCCTCCCGTTGACGAGTCCACGGGTATAGTATGCGAGAGAGTACGCGAAGTCCTCAACATACTCCACTCTTAGAACACCCCTCCACCCTGTTGAAGCAATATAGCTTGCAATAACGCTTGAAGCCCTGTCAGAGTATGAGCCCGTGGGGTTTTTCCGTTCGTTCTTAACGATCACTCCGTCAACCGTTCTAAGAGGGGTTAGGCCCTCGCCCATGGAGACCCTGCGGGGGAAGCCTGGTAGTAGCCCCTTGTACCTCCAGATGCTGGCCTCACTCCTGTCAACGGTGGGCGAGGCCTCCTCGTACTCCAGTATTGTTACGCCTCCGCAGACAGGGCATTTAAGATGTATCCCGCTACTCCTGGCACCGCATTTAAGGCAGTGTGAAAAAAGCCCTGTACCCTGGTTCAACCCGTGATCCTCCTACCTCCCGGCTTGCTGGATGATATGTTTGTAGAGCTTTATATCGCCTGTTATCTCGGGGTGGAATGTTACAGCATACATGTTTCCCTGGCGTGCTGCGACACCGTGTCTGCCTAGGGTTGGATCATCTAGGAACCCAATTATCTCGGCTGAACCATAAGCCCTAGCTATTATGGGGGCCCTGATGAATGCTGCTTTAACCTCGCCGATATCCTTCAATGTGACGCTCGCTATGAATGAGTCCCTCTGCCTCCCATACGCGTTCCTCACCACGGCTATATCCATTAACCCTAGGGTATACTGCCCTGTCTCACCCACCGTTCTATCCACCACTTCTCTAGCTAGGAGTATTGCTCCAGCACAGGTGGCGAGTATAGGCTTGCCTTCCCCGGCGAACTGCTTCAATGGTTCCTCCAAGCCCTTTTTCCTCACGAGTAGACCTATAGTGGTGGACTCTCCTCCAGGTATTACTAGTGCGTCGACTCCTTCAAGCTCCCTGGGATGCTTCACGGGGACTGCCTCGACGCCGCTCAGCGAGCGGAGCAACTGGTAGTGCTCCAGGTAATCCCCCTGCAATGCGAGAACGCCGACCTTGACCATGCTACTCACCGCGCACCTGCATTAACTCCTCGGGTTTAAGCTGCCTGACATCCAGGCCGAGCATCGAGGCTTTCTCGGACACCATTCTCTGAGCCTCCAGCACTGTCTCAGGGTCGTCCCAGTAGGCTGTAGCCAAGACTATGGCGTGGGCCCTCGCCTCCGGATCACTGCTCTTGAATATGCCGGAGCCCACGAAGACCCCGTCTGCACCCAGCCACATCATCAATGCTGCATCAGCCGGCGTAGCGACGCCTCCCGCCGCAAAGTTCACCACGGGGAGCCTGCCGAGTCTCGCCGTGAGGAGGGCTAGCTCGTAGGGAACCTTGTTCTCCCTCGAGTAGATCCTTATAGCCTCTAAATCCCCGTTCCTGTAGTAGCCGTTGAGAACATAGATGTCTCTGTTCACGAGCTTCATGTGTCTAACGGCCTCTGCAACGTTTCCCGTTCCAGGCTCACCCTTAGTCCTAATCATTGATGCACCCTCATGTATTCTCCTCAGTGCTTCAGGGAGGCTTCTCGCACCGTTGACGAAGGGCGTCTTAAACAACCATTTATCTATATGGGCCTTCTCATCAACCGGTGTTAAAACCTCGCTTTCATCTATGAGGTCGACGCCTATCTCCTCCAGGATCCTTGCCTCCCATTCATGCCCTATCCTGCATTTAGCTGAGACAGGAATGGTTATAGTGTTCATCACCTCCTCGATCACCTTGACGTCGGCCGTCCTAGCTACTCCGCCAGCCATTCTAACATCGTATGGGAGCTTATCCAGCACCATGACGCCGACTGCACCAGCATCCTCGGCTATTCCAGCCTGCTCAGGGTTCGTCACATCCATTATCACGCCGCCTTTAAGCATGGAGACGAAGCCGTATTTCACGAGGGGGGTTGCAACGGTTCTCCCGGGTGCCGAACCCTCCTCGAGAACCCTATCCCTGTACTCAAGTAGCTTGTAGAGGAGGTTCTCCATGTTCTCGAGGAGGCTGTAGGCGTCTACGAGCTTCACGTACACCACCGTTTGATGCTAAATAGAGGAGGATGGATAAAGCTTGCTGAACGTTCCACGAGGTGCGGGCCGCACCCTTTAATGGGCGGCCGTGGGCCTCGCCTTGGCTAAGGCTTCGAGGAGCTCGGCGTGGAGGGCTGCAAGCTCGTTCACTACCGCTGGCACAGTGTCCCAGCTGCCCGTGTCAACCGCCTCGTTCAACTCGCTCGTTAATCGTGAGAGACTGTTAAGCACTAGTGTAAGCGTCCTCCTCCCCCTCCTATCTAGTGCTCCCCGAAGCCTCTCGGCGAGCTCCACGATCTCACTGCTCCTCTCCATCACGCATTCAACTCCTTTAACGGCTTGATCCCTGTTGAAGAATATTGCTGCAAGGTACAGTGGCTCCAGGCACTGGGAGAACACGTCCCATGCCACCATGGATTGATAAGCATCCTTGACTGAGGGATTCAACCTGAGTATATAGATGTTTGCCTCGGCCACTGGGAGCAGGGGGTTCGGTTCGAATCCATCGCACTGGACATTAGTGTAAGCTGCATTCGAGGCAGCAATGCACCCGGATCCATTCCCCATGGTGAATCTAGCTACAAGTATTGCACCGGGGTTCCGGGGTGCCTTGAGTAATGCTAGTAGCTCTTCAAGGGAGACATCCCTGAGCTCCCTGTGTAACTCTAGCTCGAAGTACTCTACGATCTTGGTAAGCATGTGGAAGCCACTGGAGCCTCCTGCCTGCTGAGCCCGCTGAGCTGGAAGTGTAAGGGATGCCATGTCTCATCCACCATGTGGTGCTGGCTGGAGGCTTCCACGGCATAATCCTCTTCACCTTGTTTTTAAGCCACTGGACTCTACCGGGTTGCCTGACCTCGGCTCCGGGATTGATTTAAGCCGTATGTCGAGCCTCGGTGGCTGGATCTCTATTCCCGAGGCCTTGAGGGCCTTGGTGATGGCCCAGGGGAGCTCCTTTATCGCCGTGTAGTAGTATTTGTCTAGGACCCATGCTCTAACAGTGAGGTTGAGTCCCCCGTCAACTATGGATGAAACAAAGATGTCGGGTGCTGGCTCCACGAGTACATAGGTGAGTTTCCCTAGGGCTTCCCTCACCACGCTGTAAGCCATCTCGGCATCCCCGCTGTAAGCTATGGGGATTGAAACCTCCACGCGTTTCGCTACAGTCCTACTGTAGTTCTTGAAGCTGGAGGAGAGGAGCATGTTGTTGGGCAGGGTCACTACTACCCCGTCCCATGTCCGTATACGTGTAAACATTATTGATAGAGCTATGACCTCACCGCTTACTCCCCCGATCTCCACCGCGTCGCCTGGCTGAACGGCTTTCTCAGCGATAATGTATAGTCCTGCAAACACGTTTGATAAGACGGGCTGCAGGGCTACGCCGACCACGAGGCCTGCGAAGCCTCCCGCGATCACGAGGCCGGATACGTCGACTCCTAGGACGCCTAGAAAGGTGACTACTACTATGAAGAGTAATGTGTAATATATGAGCCTCGACACTATGAGGGTTACCTGCCTAGGGTACAGCTTGAATAGAACCTTGGCAGAGAACCTCGTTAGAACCTTGACTAGGAGGAACCCTATGGCGAGCACTAGGAGCCCTGTGAAAACCCTTAGAGCCAGCTCCCTGCCCAGCCCGATTGATGCAAGGGCGTCTATCACTGCCTGAAGGATCCATGATGTGTTAACCATGTTCAAAGCCCCCACATCATCTCCGTCCTCCACATTACAGCTGGCACGGGGGGAGGCCTTAGCTCGGCTGGTGCATCAGCCTTCACGTAGCCCGGGGGAACCTGGATCCTGGGATACGATACTTCCCCCCTTCCCCTACCCTTCACGGTGAGCCTCACCCTGCCAGCGTAACAGTTAAACGTGCCCCTCTCATAGAAGAGAGGGGTGAATGAAGCGTCCACAAGGATCTTGGAGATGAATAAGGGTTCCTCGGCCTCGTTCACTGCTTCAACCTCAAGGATGCATTCACCGGGCTCGGTAACAGGCTTCTCATAGTGTAGCTGGCTCCGCCAGTGTCTACATATGAGCCCTGTTATCTCTTCAAGCGTTGCATGCGGCCCGTAGAGCGTGTACTTATAGTACTTGCCGAGGGGGATCACATCTATCAGCCTATAGTAGTCGTCTCCCACGACGAAGACGCCTAGATCCACGGGGATCTTAACGGTGAAAGCGATCGAGGAGCTGGGCGGTATGAGTGATTTATCAGCTAGCTCGATGAGAATGTGCCTCGTGATGAACTCGGGCACGTAGAGGGAGTGGACTGGTTCAGCCACCAGGCTGTGCTCGCCGAATACTTCCAGCGACACCTCTACTTCTCCATCGCTACGCATCCTACGGTACCTGCCACGCCCCGGGTCGTACTCGACCACGCTGTCGCCGAGGCTCACCCTGCCCGTTATCCCTACACCATACATCTAGTGCTCCCCGTGCCCGTGGAAAACATGTCCCCAGGCTACGTCTACATGGTTATAATCCCGCAGAGTAATAACTGTTTCCAGCCCTAGAGAGCTATGGAAGGGGCAGGCCTTGCCACTCTACCTTGTAACGGTAGCCGGGGAAATACCGCTTAAATCCCCTAGAACCCGTCCAAGACTCTACGCTATGCTCGCTGAGAACATTAAGAGAACGCTCGCCAGGAAAGGGATCACGGTCTCCGCGGTCAGGTTCACCGATGCCAAGATCCTCGTGGAGGCCGGGGGCGACGCGCTTCAAGCCTTGAGCAGGGTTTTCGGGGTCCACAGGGTTTCAGAAGTACAGGCAATAGAGTTCACGAGCCTTGAGGAACTTGTGAGGGAGGTTGCCTCCAGGAGTATTGAACACGTTAAAGGCAAGAGGTTCGCTGTAAGGGTTAAGAGAAGCGGTAGACACGGCTTCACATCGCTTGATGTAGCAAGGGAGATCGGTGCTGCATTAAAGCCTTTCTCAGCGGGCGTTGACCTAGAGAACCCTGAGGTAGAGGTCGTGGTTGAGGTGAGGGGTAGCACAGCCTACCTCCACGGCAGGATCATCGAGGGCCCTGGCGGGCTTCCAACCGGGAGTGGTGGAAGAGCCCTTGTCTTGTTCTCAGGTGGCTTCGACTCCCCTGTGGCAGCATGGCTCATGGCTAAGAGAGGGTTGGAAGTCGACTTCCTCCACTATATGATGGGTTCAAGCGAGGTGAGCCGTCAAGCCTTTGCCGTTGCGAAGAAGCTGGCTGATGAGTGGCTTAGCAGTTATGACCCAAGGTTTATCACCATTGACTTCACCCCTCTTATAGCTGAAATAGAGGGGAAGATCGAGTGGAGCTACAGGCAGGTGGTTCTAAGGGCACTGATGTACATGGTGGCGGGCAGGGTTGCTGAGAGACTGGGATACGATGCCCTAGTCACGGGTGAAGCACTCGGCCAGGCATCTAGTCAGACGCTTGCAAACCTGAGG
Coding sequences within it:
- the guaA gene encoding glutamine-hydrolyzing GMP synthase codes for the protein MTRQHLSRIPGGRVLIVDYGGQYTHLIARRIRELGVYSEIVFHRDAGSLDVEGYDAVILSGSHLSVRSLSRGDLEVAEKILFNGSKPLLGICFGHQLIGYLLGADVASGCGEYGRTRVSITGGDELFNGWSSEETVWMSHGECVENPPGSLRILAVSENRVIAAFKAVVNNRAVYGVQFHPEVHHTGKGRLLFDNFLRIAGARREWRVENYYRYLLDELRREVVDDGVAVVGVSGGIDSTVTALIGRKVFGEKLIPVFVDHGLLREGERESVVSSLEKLGLNPLVVDAGERFISRLEGVVDCEERRRVIGEEFAKIFAEIVEKEGARYFLQGTTYPDIIESGGIRGAASVIKSHHNVGGLPEWFRDRVKVLEPIRYLYKDEVREIARLLNVPWELVERHPYPGPGLAVRIIGSFTRKKLEICRKASRIVEDVLREHGFYGKVWQAFAVVGDDKWVGVKGDARSHGYIVTIRVVESVDGMTADYSRLPYDVLDEISRRITNSIPDVSMVTYAVTSKPPSTIEPC
- a CDS encoding pyridoxal-5'-phosphate-dependent protein subunit beta, encoding MNQGTGLFSHCLKCGARSSGIHLKCPVCGGVTILEYEEASPTVDRSEASIWRYKGLLPGFPRRVSMGEGLTPLRTVDGVIVKNERKNPTGSYSDRASSVIASYIASTGWRGVLRVEYVEDFAYSLAYYTRGLVNGRILVEDPLNADADELVKAHKLGFGIEVCNSSEADLPYINPLTIEGLKTILLEIHERRLNVENIVVPVETGTLAFSLCKALRELGEMGMHPGYIVVGATLKGWGKPWLLNHCKDSIRVEEVEPAEAVESLLKLSRMGLRTKLVSALAYAVARSMGGSIAVITIGEKQVRQRRSVSGLGMEILGILEKHGDLTAYEVWRMLGKYSLRGVYKALRSLEELGLICVKHVVKGVGRKVKTYSVCEDTYIVE
- the pdxT gene encoding pyridoxal 5'-phosphate synthase glutaminase subunit PdxT, which produces MVKVGVLALQGDYLEHYQLLRSLSGVEAVPVKHPRELEGVDALVIPGGESTTIGLLVRKKGLEEPLKQFAGEGKPILATCAGAILLAREVVDRTVGETGQYTLGLMDIAVVRNAYGRQRDSFIASVTLKDIGEVKAAFIRAPIIARAYGSAEIIGFLDDPTLGRHGVAARQGNMYAVTFHPEITGDIKLYKHIIQQAGR
- the pdxS gene encoding pyridoxal 5'-phosphate synthase lyase subunit PdxS is translated as MKLVDAYSLLENMENLLYKLLEYRDRVLEEGSAPGRTVATPLVKYGFVSMLKGGVIMDVTNPEQAGIAEDAGAVGVMVLDKLPYDVRMAGGVARTADVKVIEEVMNTITIPVSAKCRIGHEWEARILEEIGVDLIDESEVLTPVDEKAHIDKWLFKTPFVNGARSLPEALRRIHEGASMIRTKGEPGTGNVAEAVRHMKLVNRDIYVLNGYYRNGDLEAIRIYSRENKVPYELALLTARLGRLPVVNFAAGGVATPADAALMMWLGADGVFVGSGIFKSSDPEARAHAIVLATAYWDDPETVLEAQRMVSEKASMLGLDVRQLKPEELMQVRGE
- a CDS encoding mechanosensitive ion channel family protein, which translates into the protein MVNTSWILQAVIDALASIGLGRELALRVFTGLLVLAIGFLLVKVLTRFSAKVLFKLYPRQVTLIVSRLIYYTLLFIVVVTFLGVLGVDVSGLVIAGGFAGLVVGVALQPVLSNVFAGLYIIAEKAVQPGDAVEIGGVSGEVIALSIMFTRIRTWDGVVVTLPNNMLLSSSFKNYSRTVAKRVEVSIPIAYSGDAEMAYSVVREALGKLTYVLVEPAPDIFVSSIVDGGLNLTVRAWVLDKYYYTAIKELPWAITKALKASGIEIQPPRLDIRLKSIPEPRSGNPVESSGLKTR
- a CDS encoding DUF432 domain-containing protein; translation: MYGVGITGRVSLGDSVVEYDPGRGRYRRMRSDGEVEVSLEVFGEHSLVAEPVHSLYVPEFITRHILIELADKSLIPPSSSIAFTVKIPVDLGVFVVGDDYYRLIDVIPLGKYYKYTLYGPHATLEEITGLICRHWRSQLHYEKPVTEPGECILEVEAVNEAEEPLFISKILVDASFTPLFYERGTFNCYAGRVRLTVKGRGRGEVSYPRIQVPPGYVKADAPAELRPPPVPAVMWRTEMMWGL
- a CDS encoding tRNA 4-thiouridine(8) synthase ThiI, with translation MPLYLVTVAGEIPLKSPRTRPRLYAMLAENIKRTLARKGITVSAVRFTDAKILVEAGGDALQALSRVFGVHRVSEVQAIEFTSLEELVREVASRSIEHVKGKRFAVRVKRSGRHGFTSLDVAREIGAALKPFSAGVDLENPEVEVVVEVRGSTAYLHGRIIEGPGGLPTGSGGRALVLFSGGFDSPVAAWLMAKRGLEVDFLHYMMGSSEVSRQAFAVAKKLADEWLSSYDPRFITIDFTPLIAEIEGKIEWSYRQVVLRALMYMVAGRVAERLGYDALVTGEALGQASSQTLANLRAAEYAASPGCIVLRPLIGFDKEEIVGYSRRIGLYEYSSRVAEACAIAPTHVATRVSPEKLRELLGRLDAGLVDKVVEELRIVDLHTGRPEDAVPGYREEVDSIPPDSIVIDARSYEEYRRDALPGALHLSMVDFERLPRDKPVVLYCSTGGISLLLARELRGKGFKAYSLKGGIAAYRARSRGGSST